One region of Streptomyces leeuwenhoekii genomic DNA includes:
- a CDS encoding HelD family protein encodes MRREQEFIDGLYARVDALRGDAEASVTDALARGHTPMQARLERDILVAERSGLLAALNAVDGSLCFGRIDLTSGTAHHIGRIGLRADDAERTPVLIDWRADVARPFYLATGHTPMGLRRRRHIATEGRRVTALHDEILDLGDETRTGHEDPSGDAVLLAALNSARTGRMSDIVRTIQADQDRIIRAPHRGVLVVEGGPGTGKTAVALHRAAYLLYEHRELLARRAVLIVGPNPAFLGYIGEVLPSLGETGVLLATVGELFPGVKATAADTPEAAAVKGRAEMAEVLAEVVRGRQALPDPVITIEHDREVLMLDDGLVAVARERTRAAKLPHNAAREHFEGHILNTLTELYAERVGTDPYDGTSLLDASDITQIRDELAENPEVWSAIDRLWPVLTPQRLVADFLAAPEEFLPEEDADAIRRPVTRAWTTADVPLLDEAAELLGEDDRTARARAERERQEQIAYAQGVLDVSYASRTFEFEDKEESDPEAAEVLSAHDIIDAERFAERHEEDDHRSAAERAAADRTWAFGHIIVDEAQELSPMAWRLLMRRCPTRSMTLVGDPAQTAEAAGVGSWEKILEPYVEDRWEHTRLGVNYRTPAEIMDLAAAVVRAEHPGFEPPSSVRSTGVRPWIRATDDLPSAVAEAVGELTPDEGRLAVIAPRELHRALAARLDGVTAGAEPDLTRGVVLLDPRQSKGLEFDSVLVVEPGRYGTSDLYVALTRATQRLGVLHTGALPKGLADAGAGAV; translated from the coding sequence TTGAGGCGTGAGCAGGAATTCATCGACGGGCTGTACGCGCGTGTGGACGCGCTGCGCGGCGACGCCGAGGCATCCGTCACCGACGCGCTCGCGCGGGGCCACACCCCCATGCAGGCCAGGCTGGAGCGGGACATCCTCGTCGCCGAGCGCTCCGGCCTGCTCGCCGCCCTCAACGCGGTCGACGGCTCGCTCTGCTTCGGCCGCATCGACCTGACCTCGGGCACCGCTCACCACATCGGACGCATCGGGCTGCGCGCCGACGACGCCGAGCGCACCCCGGTCCTCATCGACTGGCGGGCCGACGTCGCCCGCCCCTTCTACCTGGCCACCGGCCACACCCCGATGGGCCTGCGCCGCCGCCGGCACATCGCCACCGAGGGCCGGCGGGTCACCGCCCTGCACGACGAGATCCTCGACCTCGGCGACGAGACCCGCACCGGGCACGAGGACCCCTCGGGCGACGCGGTGCTGCTCGCCGCGCTGAACTCCGCGCGCACCGGCCGCATGAGCGACATCGTGCGGACCATCCAGGCCGACCAGGACCGCATCATCCGCGCCCCGCACCGCGGCGTGCTCGTCGTCGAGGGCGGCCCCGGCACCGGCAAGACGGCCGTCGCCCTGCACCGGGCGGCGTATCTGCTCTACGAGCACCGGGAACTGCTGGCCCGGCGCGCGGTGCTGATCGTCGGCCCCAACCCCGCCTTCCTCGGTTACATCGGCGAGGTGCTGCCCTCGCTCGGCGAGACCGGCGTCCTGCTCGCGACCGTCGGCGAGCTGTTCCCCGGGGTGAAGGCGACGGCGGCGGACACCCCCGAGGCGGCGGCCGTGAAGGGCCGCGCGGAGATGGCCGAGGTGCTCGCCGAGGTGGTCCGCGGCCGGCAGGCGCTGCCCGACCCGGTGATCACCATCGAGCACGACCGCGAGGTCCTGATGCTCGACGACGGCCTGGTCGCCGTCGCCCGCGAACGCACCCGCGCCGCGAAGCTGCCGCACAACGCGGCCCGCGAGCACTTCGAGGGCCACATCCTCAACACCCTCACCGAGCTGTACGCCGAGCGCGTCGGCACCGACCCCTACGACGGCACCAGCCTGCTCGACGCCAGCGACATCACCCAGATCCGCGACGAACTCGCCGAGAACCCCGAGGTCTGGTCCGCCATCGACCGGCTGTGGCCGGTGCTGACCCCGCAGCGGCTGGTCGCCGACTTCCTCGCCGCGCCCGAGGAGTTCCTCCCCGAGGAGGACGCCGACGCGATCCGGCGCCCGGTCACCCGCGCCTGGACCACGGCGGACGTACCGCTGCTGGACGAGGCGGCCGAACTGCTCGGCGAGGACGACCGGACGGCCCGCGCCCGCGCCGAACGCGAGCGCCAGGAGCAGATCGCCTACGCGCAGGGCGTGCTGGACGTGTCGTACGCGTCCCGGACGTTCGAGTTCGAGGACAAGGAGGAGAGCGACCCGGAGGCCGCCGAGGTGCTGTCCGCGCACGACATCATCGACGCGGAGCGGTTCGCCGAACGCCATGAGGAGGACGACCACCGCAGCGCCGCCGAACGCGCCGCGGCCGACCGCACCTGGGCCTTCGGCCACATCATCGTGGACGAGGCGCAGGAGCTGTCGCCGATGGCGTGGCGGCTGCTGATGCGCCGCTGCCCGACCCGGTCGATGACGCTGGTCGGCGACCCGGCGCAGACCGCGGAGGCGGCCGGAGTCGGCTCCTGGGAGAAGATCCTCGAGCCCTATGTCGAGGACCGCTGGGAGCACACCCGCCTGGGCGTCAACTACCGCACCCCGGCGGAGATCATGGACCTGGCCGCGGCGGTGGTCCGCGCCGAGCACCCCGGCTTCGAGCCCCCCAGCTCGGTCCGCTCCACCGGGGTGCGCCCCTGGATCCGCGCCACCGACGACCTCCCGTCCGCCGTCGCCGAGGCGGTCGGCGAGCTCACCCCGGACGAGGGCCGCCTCGCCGTCATCGCCCCGCGCGAGCTGCACCGCGCGCTCGCGGCCCGCCTGGACGGCGTGACGGCCGGCGCCGAGCCCGACCTGACCCGCGGTGTCGTCCTCCTGGACCCGCGCCAGTCCAAGGGCCTGGAGTTCGACTCCGTCCTGGTCGTCGAGCCCGGCCGCTACGGCACCAGCGACCTCTACGTGGCCCTGACCCGCGCCACCCAGCGCCTCGGCGTCCTGCACACCGGCGCACTGCCGAAGGGACTCGCCGACGCCGGTGCCGGTGCCGTCTAG
- a CDS encoding thioredoxin family protein — protein MAEVTDASFAAEVIAAELPVLVEFTADWCPPCRQMGPVLAALAEQEADRLRVVQLDVDRNPATTNAYKVLSMPTFIVFRDGEPVKSMVGALPKRRLLEELADVV, from the coding sequence GTGGCCGAGGTGACGGACGCGAGTTTCGCGGCGGAGGTGATCGCGGCGGAGCTGCCGGTGCTGGTGGAGTTCACGGCCGACTGGTGCCCGCCCTGCCGGCAGATGGGGCCGGTGCTCGCCGCCCTGGCCGAGCAGGAGGCGGACCGGCTGCGCGTGGTGCAGCTCGACGTCGACCGGAACCCCGCCACCACCAACGCCTACAAGGTGCTGTCGATGCCGACGTTCATCGTCTTCCGCGACGGTGAGCCGGTGAAGTCCATGGTGGGCGCCCTGCCCAAGCGGCGCCTGCTGGAGGAGCTGGCCGACGTCGTCTGA
- a CDS encoding MerR family transcriptional regulator — protein sequence MRIGELAARAGTTTRTLRYYEARGLLSARRDAHGHRTYDEGDLRLLEQIRTLRDFGFGLEETRPFVECLRAGHPEGDTCPASLAVYRRKLAELDALIGELRGVRATVAAHLARAERAVDALAAEALAPGGPGPVCQLGGQGL from the coding sequence ATGCGAATCGGTGAGCTGGCCGCACGCGCCGGGACCACGACGCGGACACTGCGGTACTACGAGGCCCGGGGACTGCTGTCCGCGCGCCGGGACGCCCACGGGCACCGGACCTACGACGAGGGCGACCTGCGGCTGCTGGAGCAGATCAGGACGTTGCGGGACTTCGGGTTCGGCCTGGAGGAGACCCGGCCCTTCGTGGAGTGCCTGCGCGCCGGGCACCCCGAGGGCGACACCTGCCCGGCGTCGCTCGCGGTCTACCGGCGCAAGCTGGCGGAGCTGGACGCCCTGATCGGCGAGTTGCGCGGCGTGCGGGCGACCGTTGCGGCGCATCTGGCCAGGGCCGAGCGGGCCGTGGACGCGCTGGCTGCCGAGGCGCTGGCTCCGGGGGGTCCGGGGCCGGTGTGCCAACTGGGAGGGCAGGGGTTGTGA
- a CDS encoding cation:dicarboxylate symporter family transporter: MSSAADTAPAAPKTKRDRTHYLYIAVIAAVALGIAVGLAAPDFAVELKPIGTGFVNLIKMMISPIIFCTIVLGIGSVRKAAKVGAVGGIALVYFLVMSLVALAIGLVVGNILEPGTGLAITDAVKETGHAQVDAEAKGTTEFLLGIIPATIVSAFTEGEVLQTLLVALLCGFALQAMGPAGQPVLRGVEHIQRLVFRVLAMVMWAAPVGAFGAMAAVTGSAGLDALKSLAVLMLGFYVTCVLFVFLVLGALLRVVSGVNVFALFKYLGREFLLILSTSSSESALPRLIAKMEHLGVSKPVVGITVPTGYSFNLDGTMIYMTMASLFIADAMGTPMSVGEQIPLLLFLLVASKGAAGVTGAGLATLAGGLQSHKPALVDGIGLIVGIDRFMSEARALTNFAGNAVATVLVGTWTKEIDKERVAEVLAGCVPFDEKTLLDDGHGETRAEASEPEGEKELAKT, from the coding sequence GTGAGCAGTGCAGCCGATACGGCACCTGCCGCACCGAAGACCAAGCGGGACCGCACGCACTATCTCTACATCGCGGTGATCGCCGCGGTGGCCCTCGGTATCGCCGTGGGGCTCGCGGCGCCGGACTTCGCCGTCGAGTTGAAGCCGATCGGCACCGGGTTCGTGAACCTGATCAAGATGATGATCTCGCCGATCATCTTCTGCACGATCGTGCTGGGCATCGGATCGGTGCGCAAGGCCGCCAAGGTCGGGGCCGTCGGCGGTATCGCCCTGGTCTACTTCCTGGTGATGTCGCTGGTGGCGCTCGCCATCGGCCTGGTCGTCGGCAACATCCTGGAGCCCGGCACGGGCCTGGCGATCACCGACGCCGTCAAGGAGACCGGGCACGCGCAGGTCGACGCGGAGGCCAAGGGCACCACCGAGTTCCTGCTCGGCATCATCCCGGCCACGATCGTCTCCGCCTTCACCGAGGGCGAGGTGCTCCAGACCCTGCTGGTCGCCCTGCTGTGCGGCTTCGCGCTCCAGGCCATGGGCCCGGCCGGGCAGCCGGTCCTGCGCGGGGTGGAGCACATCCAGCGGCTGGTCTTCCGCGTCCTGGCGATGGTGATGTGGGCCGCCCCGGTCGGCGCGTTCGGCGCCATGGCCGCCGTCACCGGCTCCGCCGGGCTCGACGCGCTCAAGAGCCTGGCCGTGCTGATGCTCGGCTTCTACGTCACCTGCGTGCTCTTCGTCTTCCTGGTGCTCGGGGCGCTGCTGCGGGTCGTCTCCGGTGTGAACGTCTTCGCGCTCTTCAAGTACCTGGGCCGCGAGTTCCTGCTGATCCTGTCCACGTCCTCCTCGGAGTCGGCGCTGCCGCGGCTGATCGCCAAGATGGAGCACCTGGGCGTGAGCAAGCCGGTGGTCGGCATCACCGTCCCGACCGGCTACTCCTTCAACCTCGACGGCACCATGATCTACATGACCATGGCCTCGCTGTTCATTGCCGACGCCATGGGCACCCCGATGTCGGTCGGGGAGCAGATCCCGCTGCTGCTGTTCCTGCTGGTCGCCTCCAAGGGCGCGGCCGGTGTCACCGGCGCGGGCCTGGCGACCCTGGCCGGCGGCCTGCAGTCGCACAAGCCCGCCCTGGTGGACGGCATCGGCCTGATCGTCGGCATCGACCGCTTCATGAGCGAGGCCCGCGCCCTGACCAACTTCGCGGGCAACGCCGTCGCCACCGTCCTGGTCGGCACCTGGACCAAGGAGATCGACAAGGAGCGGGTCGCGGAGGTCCTCGCCGGGTGCGTCCCCTTCGACGAGAAGACCCTCCTGGACGACGGCCACGGGGAGACCCGCGCCGAGGCGTCCGAGCCGGAAGGCGAGAAGGAACTGGCCAAGACCTGA
- a CDS encoding sensor histidine kinase, giving the protein MRLTVPRPRSLAGQLFAMQAVLIAVVVAGYALFSYVSDRAQAEDAAGRQATAVARSIADSPSVREAIRTPDPTARLQPYALQVMRDTGVDFVTIMNPRGIRWTHPDSRQIGRPFRGHTEPARRGGTFTETYTGTLGPSVRAVTPVRDGDRVVGLVSAGIKVEEISKRVRGQLTALLAVAAGALALGAVGTYVINARLRRHTHGMNAAELSRMHDYHQAALHAVREGLLMLDGRYRVALINDGGRELLGFRPGDDVIGRPVAGLGLPARLTGALLASEPRVDEVHLTDDRVVVVNTSPVSGGERRGTIVTLRDVTELQSLMGELDSERGFTQALRAQAHEAANRLHTVVSLIELGRAEEAVDFATAELELAQALTDQVVAAVGEPVLAALLLGKTAQANERGVELVVSPDSRLDDGLLPPSLPARDLVTILGNLIDNALDAAQGSERARVTVTAYTRDEAELVLRVADTGTGVDPALAELVFQRGFTTKPAGPDGRGLGLALVRQAVHRHEGTLSVTEAAEGGAVFEVRLPLRAATVAGGRGA; this is encoded by the coding sequence ATGCGCCTGACCGTCCCCCGACCCCGCAGCCTGGCCGGCCAGCTCTTCGCCATGCAGGCCGTGCTGATCGCCGTGGTCGTCGCCGGGTACGCGCTGTTCTCCTACGTCAGCGACCGGGCGCAGGCCGAGGACGCGGCCGGCCGGCAGGCCACGGCGGTGGCACGGTCGATCGCCGACTCCCCTTCCGTACGGGAGGCGATCCGCACCCCCGACCCCACCGCCCGCCTCCAGCCGTACGCGCTCCAGGTCATGCGCGACACCGGCGTCGACTTCGTCACGATCATGAACCCGCGGGGCATCCGCTGGACCCACCCCGACAGCCGGCAGATCGGGCGCCCCTTCCGCGGCCACACCGAGCCCGCGCGCCGGGGCGGCACCTTCACCGAGACCTACACCGGTACGCTCGGCCCGTCGGTCCGGGCGGTCACGCCCGTGCGGGACGGCGACCGGGTCGTCGGCCTGGTCAGCGCCGGGATCAAGGTGGAGGAGATCAGCAAGCGGGTCCGGGGCCAGCTCACCGCCCTGCTCGCCGTCGCCGCCGGCGCCCTCGCACTCGGCGCGGTGGGCACGTACGTGATCAACGCCCGGCTGCGCCGCCACACCCACGGCATGAACGCCGCCGAGCTCAGCCGGATGCACGACTACCACCAGGCCGCCCTGCACGCGGTACGGGAAGGGCTGCTGATGCTGGACGGGCGGTACCGGGTGGCGCTGATCAACGACGGCGGGCGGGAGCTGCTCGGCTTCCGGCCCGGGGACGACGTGATCGGCAGGCCCGTCGCCGGTCTGGGCCTGCCGGCCCGGCTGACGGGGGCGCTGCTGGCGTCGGAGCCGCGCGTGGACGAGGTGCACCTGACCGACGACCGGGTGGTCGTGGTCAACACCTCCCCGGTGTCGGGCGGCGAGCGCCGCGGCACCATCGTCACCCTGCGCGATGTCACCGAACTCCAGTCGCTCATGGGCGAGCTGGACTCCGAGCGCGGCTTCACCCAGGCCCTGCGGGCGCAGGCCCACGAGGCCGCGAACCGGCTGCACACGGTGGTGTCGCTGATCGAGCTGGGCCGCGCCGAGGAGGCCGTCGACTTCGCCACCGCCGAGCTGGAGCTGGCCCAGGCGCTGACCGACCAGGTGGTGGCGGCGGTGGGCGAACCGGTGCTGGCGGCCCTGCTGCTGGGCAAGACCGCCCAGGCCAACGAGCGGGGCGTGGAGCTGGTCGTGTCGCCGGACAGCCGCCTGGACGACGGGCTGCTGCCGCCATCGCTGCCCGCCCGGGACCTGGTGACCATCCTCGGCAATCTGATCGACAACGCGCTGGACGCGGCGCAGGGCAGCGAGCGGGCCCGGGTCACGGTCACCGCCTACACCCGGGACGAGGCCGAACTGGTCCTGCGGGTGGCGGACACCGGCACGGGTGTCGACCCCGCCCTGGCCGAGCTGGTCTTCCAGCGCGGTTTCACCACCAAACCGGCCGGCCCGGACGGGCGCGGGCTGGGCCTGGCGCTGGTCCGGCAGGCGGTGCACCGGCACGAGGGCACCCTGTCGGTGACGGAGGCCGCCGAGGGCGGCGCGGTGTTCGAGGTGCGGCTGCCGCTGCGCGCCGCGACGGTGGCGGGAGGACGGGGCGCATGA
- a CDS encoding response regulator, with translation MSGEQPIRVLVVEDDPVAADAHVLYVGRVPGFTAVGKAHTGAEARRLLDRTPVDLLLLDLHLPDVHGLQLARTLRAAGYHADVIAVTSARDLAMVREGVSLGVVQYVLKPFTFATLRDRLVRYAEFRAAAGEASGQDEVDRALATLRAPGPAALPKGLSRPTLERVTGAVREAEDGLTAAGVAEAVGISRITARRYLEHLVEAGRAERKPVYGQVGRPELVYRWVRGGVERGR, from the coding sequence ATGAGCGGTGAGCAGCCCATACGCGTCCTGGTCGTCGAGGACGACCCGGTCGCGGCCGACGCGCACGTGCTGTACGTCGGCCGCGTCCCGGGCTTCACCGCCGTCGGCAAGGCCCACACCGGTGCCGAGGCCCGGCGGCTGCTCGACCGGACCCCGGTCGACCTGCTCCTGCTCGATCTGCACCTGCCGGACGTGCACGGGCTGCAACTGGCCCGCACGCTGCGGGCGGCCGGGTACCACGCCGACGTGATCGCCGTGACGTCGGCGCGGGACCTGGCGATGGTGCGCGAGGGGGTGTCGCTCGGTGTCGTCCAGTACGTCCTGAAGCCGTTCACCTTCGCCACCCTGCGGGACCGCTTGGTGCGGTACGCCGAGTTCCGCGCGGCGGCGGGCGAGGCGAGCGGGCAGGACGAGGTGGACCGGGCCCTGGCGACGCTGCGCGCGCCGGGGCCTGCGGCGCTCCCGAAGGGCTTGAGCAGGCCGACGCTGGAGCGGGTGACCGGCGCTGTGCGGGAGGCCGAGGACGGGCTCACGGCGGCGGGGGTCGCCGAGGCGGTGGGGATCTCCCGGATCACGGCCCGGCGCTATCTGGAGCATCTGGTGGAGGCGGGGAGGGCCGAGCGGAAGCCGGTGTACGGGCAGGTGGGGAGGCCGGAGCTGGTCTACCGGTGGGTCCGGGGAGGCGTGGAGCGGGGGCGTTAG
- a CDS encoding tetratricopeptide repeat protein, translating to MRAALLAALAEGAGGDTGRKAVEELARAVGLDAGAPVRELARAAEDPARRDAVRAWGERLAGLLGGEPGVAGAVARAMEEHAPGTTASWYRGDHTDFRGGVFLREVVGVQIVIQPGGAAAPEALAGLPPRPGGFTGRIAETDALLAALDPAAPSPAAVLVAAVSGLGGIGKTALAVETAHQACARGWFPGGALFVDLHGYDSEPVTADRGLQALLRALGVRPEDLPATADERAVLYRSVLAERARERGPVLILADNASSPEQVRPLLPGDTRHRVLVTSRDRLPQLGARLVALDELTPAEAYGLLDRALRIAGPDDTRIADDPGAAERLAGLCGHLPLALQIAAALLAEDPDKPVTELVAELAESHDRLDDLYDGERSVRAAFELSYRRLPPEQARLLRLLALAPGPEASEEVIAALVGADAAPARELRALARAHLVERGSGRGWWRMHDLVRVFGAGVVAGDAGLREEGEAARERVLGFYHRWATAAADRLAWLPGRVEAERFGDRGQALAWLDSERAGLVAAALWAREERYAGTAVRLALCLWPYLHWRRHFDDLITVSRAAQEAAHRAGDRRNEAGAWNNLGIALGEAGRVEEAIDAHTRARDLFQAVGDRHNEAGAWNNLGLALREAGRVEEAIDVHTRDLDLLQAAGDRRNEATAWNNLGVALREAGRVEEAIDAHTRGLDVCQAVGDRQGEARAWNNLGVALREAGRVEEAIEAFGKDLEIGREFEDWYGEGQTFHNLALAHEDAGRPADARACWLQSADAYTRANAPTEAARARSRATGPDEGETTP from the coding sequence ATGAGAGCGGCGTTGCTTGCGGCACTGGCCGAGGGCGCGGGCGGGGACACCGGGCGCAAGGCGGTGGAGGAGCTGGCGCGGGCGGTCGGCCTGGACGCCGGGGCGCCGGTCCGGGAGCTGGCCCGGGCGGCGGAGGACCCGGCACGACGGGACGCCGTACGGGCGTGGGGGGAGCGGCTCGCCGGGCTGCTGGGCGGCGAGCCCGGCGTCGCCGGGGCCGTGGCGCGGGCCATGGAGGAGCACGCACCGGGCACCACGGCGAGCTGGTACCGCGGTGATCACACCGACTTCCGCGGCGGTGTCTTCCTGCGGGAGGTCGTCGGCGTGCAGATCGTCATCCAGCCGGGCGGGGCCGCCGCTCCGGAGGCCCTCGCCGGGCTGCCGCCCCGGCCGGGCGGCTTCACCGGGCGGATCGCGGAGACCGACGCCCTGCTGGCGGCGCTGGATCCGGCGGCCCCGAGCCCGGCGGCCGTGCTGGTCGCCGCCGTCTCCGGGCTCGGCGGCATCGGCAAGACCGCGCTGGCCGTGGAGACCGCGCACCAGGCCTGCGCGCGCGGGTGGTTCCCGGGCGGGGCCCTCTTCGTCGACCTGCACGGGTACGACTCCGAGCCGGTGACCGCCGACCGGGGCCTCCAGGCCCTGCTGCGGGCGCTCGGGGTGCGACCCGAGGACCTTCCGGCCACGGCGGACGAGCGGGCGGTGCTGTACCGCTCGGTGCTGGCCGAACGGGCGCGCGAGCGCGGGCCGGTGCTGATCCTCGCGGACAACGCCTCGTCCCCGGAACAGGTACGGCCCCTGCTGCCCGGTGACACCCGGCATCGCGTCCTCGTCACCTCGCGCGACCGGCTGCCGCAACTGGGTGCGCGCCTCGTGGCCTTGGACGAGCTGACCCCGGCGGAGGCGTACGGGCTGCTCGACCGCGCCCTGCGCATCGCCGGCCCGGACGACACCCGCATCGCCGACGACCCCGGCGCCGCCGAGCGACTGGCCGGCCTCTGCGGACACCTGCCGCTCGCCCTCCAGATCGCCGCCGCGCTGCTGGCGGAGGACCCGGACAAGCCGGTGACCGAGCTGGTGGCGGAACTGGCCGAGTCCCACGACCGTCTCGACGACCTCTACGACGGCGAGCGCAGCGTCCGCGCCGCGTTCGAACTGTCGTACCGCCGGCTGCCGCCCGAGCAGGCCCGGCTGCTGCGGCTGCTGGCCCTCGCGCCGGGGCCGGAGGCGAGCGAGGAGGTGATCGCCGCGCTGGTCGGCGCCGATGCGGCACCTGCGCGTGAGCTGAGGGCCTTGGCTCGGGCCCACCTCGTGGAGCGGGGGAGTGGGCGTGGGTGGTGGCGGATGCATGACCTTGTGCGGGTGTTCGGGGCGGGGGTGGTTGCCGGGGATGCGGGGTTGCGGGAGGAGGGGGAGGCGGCGCGGGAGCGGGTGCTGGGGTTTTATCACCGGTGGGCGACTGCGGCCGCTGACCGGTTGGCCTGGTTGCCGGGGAGGGTGGAGGCGGAGCGGTTCGGGGACCGGGGGCAGGCGTTGGCGTGGCTGGACTCGGAGCGGGCGGGGCTGGTGGCGGCGGCGTTGTGGGCGCGGGAGGAGCGGTACGCGGGCACGGCGGTGAGGCTGGCGCTGTGCCTGTGGCCGTATCTCCACTGGCGGCGGCACTTCGACGACTTGATCACGGTCAGCCGTGCCGCTCAGGAGGCCGCACACCGCGCCGGGGACCGCCGCAACGAGGCCGGGGCGTGGAACAACCTCGGCATCGCCCTGGGGGAGGCGGGCCGGGTGGAGGAGGCGATTGATGCCCATACTCGCGCCCGCGACCTGTTCCAGGCCGTCGGGGACCGCCACAACGAGGCCGGGGCGTGGAACAATCTCGGCCTCGCCCTGCGGGAGGCGGGCCGGGTGGAGGAAGCGATCGACGTCCACACCCGCGACCTCGACCTGCTCCAGGCCGCCGGGGACCGCCGCAACGAGGCCACGGCGTGGAACAACCTCGGCGTCGCCCTGCGGGAGGCGGGCCGGGTGGAGGAAGCGATCGACGCCCACACCCGCGGCCTCGACGTATGTCAGGCCGTCGGGGACCGCCAGGGCGAGGCCAGGGCGTGGAACAACCTCGGCGTCGCCCTGCGGGAGGCGGGTCGGGTGGAGGAAGCGATCGAGGCGTTCGGTAAGGACCTGGAGATCGGCCGGGAGTTCGAGGACTGGTACGGCGAGGGCCAGACCTTCCATAACCTGGCCCTCGCCCACGAGGACGCCGGCCGCCCCGCCGACGCCCGCGCCTGCTGGCTCCAGTCCGCCGACGCCTACACCCGCGCCAACGCCCCCACCGAAGCCGCCCGAGCCCGCAGCCGAGCCACCGGACCCGACGAGGGCGAGACCACCCCCTAA
- a CDS encoding 5'-methylthioadenosine/S-adenosylhomocysteine nucleosidase, whose amino-acid sequence MPEPQHTATAVVLTALPVEYDAVAAHLTDLEEDVHRNGTRVEIGRLGGTAWRVAVAELGEGALNTATLATQLVEWLRPEVLLFVGVAGGLKAELEIGDVVVGTKVYAFQGGKQTPEGFHARPEVWHGSHRLVQTARSALRELKDIRGHRRPIAAGDVVLADDRSALAGFIRRTYNDAYAIEMEGSGAAHAALVNGSLDALVIRGISDHADPGKAAADASGSQELAAAQAARVAVAVLRKQRPRGTGGDSEEGPQAGGARYGGDHIDFRGGVFLGPVTGKGREQR is encoded by the coding sequence ATGCCCGAGCCGCAGCACACCGCCACCGCCGTCGTCCTCACCGCGCTGCCGGTGGAGTACGACGCCGTAGCCGCCCACCTGACGGACCTCGAGGAGGACGTGCACCGCAACGGGACCCGGGTGGAGATCGGCCGGCTCGGCGGTACGGCCTGGCGGGTGGCGGTCGCGGAGCTCGGCGAGGGCGCGCTGAACACGGCGACACTCGCGACGCAGCTCGTGGAGTGGCTGCGCCCGGAAGTGCTGCTGTTCGTCGGAGTCGCGGGCGGGCTGAAGGCCGAGCTGGAGATCGGGGACGTCGTCGTCGGGACGAAGGTGTACGCCTTCCAGGGCGGCAAGCAGACCCCGGAGGGCTTCCACGCCCGTCCCGAGGTCTGGCACGGCTCCCACCGCCTGGTGCAGACGGCGCGCTCGGCGCTGCGGGAGCTGAAGGACATCCGAGGCCATCGCAGACCGATCGCGGCCGGGGACGTGGTCCTGGCCGACGACAGATCGGCGCTGGCCGGCTTCATCCGCCGTACCTACAACGACGCGTACGCCATCGAGATGGAAGGCTCCGGCGCGGCCCATGCCGCCCTGGTCAACGGCTCGCTGGACGCGCTGGTCATCCGCGGCATCAGCGACCACGCCGACCCCGGGAAGGCCGCCGCCGACGCCTCGGGCTCACAGGAACTGGCCGCCGCGCAGGCGGCGCGGGTGGCCGTCGCCGTACTGCGCAAGCAACGGCCGAGGGGCACGGGCGGCGACTCCGAGGAGGGGCCCCAAGCGGGTGGCGCGCGCTACGGAGGCGACCACATCGACTTCCGGGGCGGGGTCTTCCTCGGACCGGTCACCGGGAAAGGCAGGGAGCAGCGGTAG